In one window of Caenimonas aquaedulcis DNA:
- a CDS encoding GMP reductase, whose translation MEIFDYDNVLLLPRKCRVESRSECDAGVELGGRTFRIPVVPANMKTVVDEKICLWLAKNGYFYVMHRFDLDNVEFTRRMHSQGAFASISVGVKPADYDAVDRLAAEGLVPEYVTIDIAHGHADTVKDMIAHLRAKLPSTFIIAGNVGTPEAIIDLENWGADATKVGIGPGKVCITRMKTGFGTGGWQLSALKWCARVATKPIIADGGIREHGDIAKSVRFGATMVMIGSMLAGHEESPGETVDVDGKLFKEYYGSASDFNKGEYKHVEGKRILEPVKGRLPDTLREMEEDVQSSISYAGGRKLMDIRKVNYVILGGDNAGEHLLM comes from the coding sequence ATGGAAATCTTCGATTACGACAATGTCCTCCTGCTGCCGCGCAAGTGCCGCGTGGAAAGCCGCTCGGAATGCGACGCCGGCGTGGAGCTCGGCGGGCGCACCTTCCGCATCCCCGTGGTGCCGGCCAACATGAAAACGGTGGTGGACGAAAAGATCTGCCTCTGGCTGGCGAAGAACGGCTACTTCTACGTGATGCACCGCTTCGACCTGGACAACGTCGAATTCACGCGGCGCATGCATTCGCAAGGCGCTTTCGCGTCCATCTCGGTGGGCGTGAAGCCGGCCGACTACGACGCCGTGGACCGGCTCGCCGCCGAAGGGCTCGTTCCCGAGTACGTCACCATCGACATCGCGCACGGACATGCCGACACCGTCAAGGACATGATCGCGCACCTGCGCGCGAAGCTGCCTTCGACCTTCATCATCGCGGGCAACGTCGGCACGCCCGAGGCCATCATCGACCTGGAGAACTGGGGCGCGGATGCGACCAAGGTCGGCATCGGCCCCGGCAAGGTGTGCATCACGCGCATGAAGACGGGCTTCGGCACGGGCGGCTGGCAGCTCTCGGCGCTCAAGTGGTGCGCGCGCGTCGCGACCAAGCCGATCATCGCGGACGGCGGCATCCGCGAGCACGGCGACATCGCCAAGAGCGTGCGTTTCGGCGCGACCATGGTGATGATCGGCTCGATGCTGGCCGGCCACGAGGAATCGCCCGGCGAAACGGTGGACGTCGACGGCAAGCTCTTCAAGGAGTATTACGGCAGCGCGTCGGACTTCAACAAGGGCGAGTACAAGCACGTCGAAGGCAAGCGCATCCTCGAACCCGTGAAGGGCCGCCTGCCCGACACGCTGCGCGAGATGGAGGAAGACGTCCAGAGCTCCATCAGCTACGCGGGCGGCCGCAAGCTGATGGACATCCGCAAGGTGAACTACGTGATCCTCGGCGGCGACAACGCCGGCGAACACCTGCTCATGTAG
- a CDS encoding alpha/beta hydrolase codes for MKTSYDSDYLDTQYNNRARVPAHAEHFRRWAADSADAMRSQPRELDVRYGGGPREHLDIFPCADSHAPVLFFIHGGYWRSLDKKEHSFIAPAFTQAGACVVIPNYALCPAVTIPQIVMQMVGALAWTYRNIARHGGDPSRIVVAGHSAGGHLAAMMLSCVWTAYAKDLPPDLVKAALSISGLFDLEPVMHSPYLQSSLHLTAQQVRQASPARLPAPAHGGALHAVVGGDESDEYLRQNESIRKAWGAKAVPVCEALPGLNHFTALESLLSPGSRENGLALKLLRD; via the coding sequence ATGAAAACCTCCTACGACAGCGACTACCTGGACACCCAGTACAACAACCGCGCGCGCGTGCCGGCGCATGCCGAGCACTTCAGGCGCTGGGCGGCGGACTCGGCGGACGCGATGCGCTCGCAGCCGCGCGAGCTGGACGTGCGCTACGGCGGCGGGCCGCGCGAGCACCTGGACATCTTTCCGTGCGCGGATTCCCATGCGCCGGTCCTCTTCTTCATCCACGGCGGGTACTGGCGAAGCCTGGACAAGAAGGAGCATTCGTTCATCGCGCCGGCATTCACGCAGGCGGGGGCTTGCGTCGTCATCCCGAACTACGCGCTGTGCCCGGCGGTGACGATCCCGCAGATCGTGATGCAGATGGTCGGTGCGCTCGCCTGGACATACCGGAACATCGCCAGGCACGGCGGCGATCCTTCCCGCATCGTCGTGGCCGGCCACTCCGCGGGCGGCCACCTCGCCGCGATGATGCTGTCGTGCGTGTGGACGGCGTATGCGAAGGACCTGCCCCCCGACCTGGTCAAAGCAGCACTGTCCATCTCCGGCCTGTTCGACCTCGAGCCCGTCATGCATTCGCCCTACCTGCAGTCGTCGCTCCACCTCACCGCGCAGCAGGTGCGCCAGGCGAGCCCCGCCCGGCTCCCGGCGCCGGCGCATGGCGGCGCGCTCCATGCCGTGGTCGGCGGGGATGAGAGCGACGAGTACCTTCGGCAGAACGAATCGATCCGCAAGGCTTGGGGCGCGAAGGCCGTGCCCGTGTGCGAGGCGCTGCCGGGGTTGAACCATTTCACGGCGCTGGAGTCACTCCTTTCGCCCGGCTCGCGTGAGAACGGGCTCGCGTTGAAGCTGTTGCGAGATTGA
- a CDS encoding GntR family transcriptional regulator, with amino-acid sequence MPARLLKLETAPDLVDRVYTSLLDAISEGSLAPGSRITQEDIAEKLAVSRQPVLQALRLLKKDGYVQDAPGRGLLVAPLDAEWMLMVYQVRGALDALAARLAAQRRVKLDARLIEQGRKAARGRNVKAMIDADLAFHTAIYAASRNALIEQSARLHWGHLRRVMGAALQQAGQREAVWDEHEAIARAIAAGDGARAARLIEEHSQHAGDNLAGQLTQVLKTREGDKS; translated from the coding sequence ATGCCCGCCCGCCTCCTGAAGCTGGAAACCGCGCCCGACCTCGTCGACCGCGTCTACACGAGCCTGCTCGACGCGATCAGCGAGGGCTCGCTCGCGCCCGGCTCGCGCATCACGCAGGAGGACATCGCCGAGAAGCTCGCCGTTTCGCGCCAGCCCGTGCTGCAGGCCCTGCGCCTGCTCAAGAAGGACGGCTACGTGCAGGACGCCCCGGGCCGCGGCCTGCTGGTCGCGCCGCTCGACGCGGAATGGATGCTGATGGTCTACCAGGTGCGCGGCGCGCTCGACGCACTGGCCGCGCGGCTGGCCGCGCAGCGGCGCGTGAAGCTGGATGCCAGGCTCATCGAGCAGGGGCGCAAGGCCGCGCGCGGCCGCAACGTGAAGGCGATGATCGATGCGGACCTCGCCTTCCACACCGCCATCTACGCCGCGTCGCGCAATGCGCTGATCGAGCAGAGCGCGCGCCTGCACTGGGGCCACCTGCGCCGCGTGATGGGTGCGGCGCTCCAGCAAGCCGGCCAGCGCGAGGCGGTGTGGGACGAGCATGAAGCCATCGCCCGCGCCATCGCCGCGGGGGACGGCGCGCGTGCCGCGCGGCTGATCGAAGAACACAGCCAGCACGCGGGGGACAACCTCGCCGGGCAGCTGACCCAGGTGTTGAAGACCCGTGAAGGAGACAAATCATGA
- a CDS encoding phytanoyl-CoA dioxygenase family protein has product MKLTAQQLEQFDREGYLFFPGQFKPGEVRTLTDAVPELYSRREAYNVREKGKDAVRTNFAAHMYSEPFARLARHPRMVGPVMDLFDEEVYMHQFKINGKMAFEGDVWQWHQDYGTWLNDDMMPTERAMNVAIFLDDVNEYNGPLMFIPGSHKKGVVEAKHDLTTTSYPLWTVDNDLIEQLVERAGGKNGGIVSPKGPAGSMILFHSCLVHASVSNLSPWNRVAVYLSLCAVSNHIRRFKRPEFIAHRDFTPIEMLPDDCLLEPYPVDLPWKNGLPASALQTSPVPFDEMKRAA; this is encoded by the coding sequence ATGAAACTCACCGCACAACAGCTCGAGCAGTTCGACCGCGAGGGCTACCTGTTCTTCCCCGGACAGTTCAAGCCCGGGGAAGTGAGGACACTCACCGACGCGGTGCCCGAGCTGTACAGCCGACGCGAGGCCTACAACGTGCGCGAGAAGGGCAAGGACGCCGTGCGGACCAACTTCGCGGCGCACATGTACAGCGAGCCCTTCGCTCGGCTGGCCCGCCACCCGCGGATGGTCGGGCCCGTGATGGATCTCTTCGACGAAGAGGTCTACATGCACCAGTTCAAGATCAACGGCAAGATGGCCTTCGAAGGCGACGTCTGGCAATGGCACCAGGACTACGGGACCTGGCTGAACGACGACATGATGCCCACCGAACGCGCGATGAACGTCGCGATCTTCCTGGACGACGTGAACGAGTACAACGGCCCGCTCATGTTCATCCCGGGCAGCCACAAGAAGGGCGTGGTCGAGGCGAAGCACGACCTCACCACCACGAGCTACCCGCTCTGGACGGTGGACAACGACCTGATCGAGCAGCTCGTGGAGCGGGCCGGCGGCAAGAACGGGGGCATCGTCTCGCCCAAGGGCCCGGCCGGCTCCATGATCCTCTTCCACAGCTGCCTCGTGCACGCATCGGTCAGCAACCTCTCGCCATGGAATCGCGTGGCCGTGTACCTGAGCCTGTGCGCCGTCAGCAACCACATCCGGCGCTTCAAGCGGCCGGAATTCATCGCGCATCGCGACTTCACGCCGATCGAGATGCTGCCCGACGACTGCCTCCTCGAGCCCTACCCCGTCGACCTGCCGTGGAAGAACGGCCTGCCCGCCAGCGCGCTGCAGACCTCCCCGGTCCCCTTCGATGAAATGAAGCGCGCAGCATGA
- a CDS encoding NAD(P)H-dependent oxidoreductase produces MSLHAQLQQRAAAGKPVRVGLIGAGKFGSMYLAQIPRTPGVQLVGIADLSPDGARANLARVGWKPEQAGASSLDDAVKTGATHIGEDWQALVSHPAIDVIVECTGHPIAAVDHCLAAFANGKHVVNVTVEADAFCGPLLARKAAQAGVIYSLAFGDQPALICDLVDWARTCGFPVVAAGRGHKWLPHFAESTPQTVWGYYGLTPEQAQRGGLNPKMFNSFLDGSKPSIESTAVANATGLTVPSNGLLYPPASVEDIPFVTRPIAEGGVLERKGMVEVISSLEANGRQIPYDIRMGVWVTVEAETEYVKNCFEEYNAHTDPSGRYFTLYKRWHLIGLEVGVSVASVALRGEATGVATCWNADVVATAKRDLVPGDVLDGEGGYTVWGKLLPAQTSAAMGGLPLGLAHDVKVVRPVKKGQSLSWSDVAVDMHTHAYRIRREMEGMFAAPVLKAA; encoded by the coding sequence ATGAGCCTCCACGCCCAACTCCAGCAGCGCGCCGCGGCCGGCAAGCCGGTGCGCGTCGGCCTGATCGGCGCCGGCAAGTTCGGCTCGATGTACCTCGCGCAGATCCCGCGCACGCCGGGCGTGCAGCTCGTCGGGATCGCGGACCTGTCCCCGGACGGGGCGCGTGCGAACCTCGCGCGCGTGGGATGGAAGCCCGAACAGGCGGGCGCCTCCTCGCTCGACGATGCCGTCAAGACCGGCGCGACGCACATCGGCGAAGACTGGCAGGCGCTCGTGTCGCATCCGGCCATCGACGTGATCGTGGAGTGCACCGGCCACCCGATCGCGGCAGTGGACCACTGTCTCGCGGCCTTCGCGAACGGCAAGCACGTCGTGAACGTCACCGTGGAAGCGGACGCTTTCTGCGGCCCGCTTCTCGCGCGCAAGGCCGCGCAGGCCGGCGTGATCTACTCGCTCGCGTTCGGCGACCAGCCGGCGCTCATCTGCGACCTGGTGGACTGGGCCCGCACCTGCGGCTTTCCGGTCGTGGCGGCCGGGCGCGGACACAAGTGGCTGCCGCACTTCGCCGAATCGACGCCGCAGACGGTGTGGGGCTACTACGGCCTCACGCCGGAGCAGGCGCAGCGCGGCGGCCTGAACCCGAAGATGTTCAACAGTTTCCTCGACGGCTCGAAGCCGTCGATCGAAAGCACCGCGGTGGCCAATGCGACCGGCCTCACCGTGCCTTCCAACGGCCTGCTTTACCCGCCCGCGAGCGTGGAGGACATCCCCTTCGTCACCCGCCCGATCGCCGAGGGCGGCGTGCTGGAGCGCAAGGGCATGGTCGAAGTGATCTCCTCGCTCGAAGCGAACGGACGGCAGATTCCCTACGACATCCGCATGGGCGTATGGGTCACGGTGGAAGCCGAAACCGAGTACGTGAAGAACTGCTTCGAGGAATACAACGCGCACACCGACCCGAGCGGCCGCTACTTCACGCTCTACAAGCGCTGGCACCTGATCGGCCTGGAAGTCGGCGTGTCGGTGGCGAGCGTGGCGCTGCGCGGGGAGGCGACGGGCGTCGCGACCTGCTGGAACGCCGACGTCGTCGCGACGGCCAAGCGCGATCTGGTGCCCGGCGACGTGCTGGACGGCGAAGGCGGCTACACCGTGTGGGGCAAGCTGCTCCCGGCCCAGACTTCCGCCGCGATGGGCGGCCTGCCACTGGGGCTTGCGCACGACGTCAAGGTGGTGCGCCCCGTGAAGAAGGGCCAGAGCCTCTCCTGGTCGGATGTCGCGGTCGACATGCACACGCACGCCTACAGGATCCGGCGCGAGATGGAAGGGATGTTCGCCGCGCCGGTATTGAAAGCCGCCTGA
- a CDS encoding UvrD-helicase domain-containing protein produces the protein MFPEVDAASPLLQNLNPEQGAAVTLPNEHALILAGAGSGKTRVLTTRIAWLLSTGQVSSGGILAVTFTNKAAKEMMTRLSAMLPVNVRGMWIGTFHGLCNRFLRAHYKLANLPSTFQILDTQDQLSAIKRLMKQHNVDDERFPAKQTQWFIAGCKEDGLRPNMVEVRGEEDRKKVEIYQLYEEQCQREGVVDFGELMLRSYELLRDNDPIREHYQRRFRHILIDEFQDTNKLQYAWIKMLAGEGSSVFAVGDDDQSIYAFRGARVGNMADFVREFHVRHQIKLEQNYRSHSNILDSANELISHNKTRLGKNLRTDAGPGEPVRVYEAPTDLAEAQWMVEEMRHLVRGDGPEGGFERKEIAVLYRSNAQSRVIETALFNAAVPYRVYGGLRFFERAEIKHALAYLRVLENPNDDTSFLRIVNFPPRGIGARSIEQLQDAARAAGSSLHDAVKSTTGKAGANLAGFVAKLDKLREDTLDLTLRETIELMLQQSGLIEHYKSEREGGDRIENLEELVNAAESFVTQEGFGRDAVALPVDELGPGMLRQSPASQGLDPSLPEVNEPAPDYVPPDAETGETLSPLAAFLTHAALESGDNQAQAGQDAIQLMTVHSAKGLEFDCVFITGMEEGLFPHENSMSDPQSLEEERRLAYVAITRARKRLYLSHAQTRLLHGQTRYNVKSRFFEELPEGALKWLTPKNQNFGGSAFGYGSGYPSTRPAQSAGFSRESFSSPPVPVQKAEPSHGLKGGMKVFHTKFGEGTVVSIEGQNEDARAQVNFPRHGIKWLALSVAKLTPVP, from the coding sequence ATGTTCCCAGAAGTCGATGCGGCCTCGCCGCTCCTGCAGAATCTCAACCCCGAACAGGGCGCGGCGGTCACCCTGCCCAACGAGCACGCGCTCATCCTCGCGGGCGCGGGCTCGGGGAAGACGCGCGTGCTGACGACGCGCATCGCTTGGCTGCTGTCGACGGGGCAGGTGTCGTCCGGCGGCATTTTGGCCGTGACCTTCACCAACAAGGCGGCCAAGGAGATGATGACGCGCCTGTCGGCGATGCTGCCGGTGAACGTGCGCGGCATGTGGATCGGCACCTTCCACGGCCTGTGCAACCGCTTCCTGCGCGCGCACTACAAGCTCGCGAACCTTCCCTCCACGTTCCAGATCCTGGACACGCAGGACCAGCTCTCGGCGATCAAGCGCCTGATGAAGCAGCACAACGTGGACGACGAGCGCTTTCCCGCGAAGCAGACGCAGTGGTTCATCGCGGGGTGCAAGGAAGACGGCCTGCGCCCGAACATGGTCGAGGTGCGCGGCGAGGAAGACCGCAAGAAGGTCGAGATCTACCAGCTCTACGAGGAGCAGTGCCAGCGCGAGGGCGTGGTGGACTTCGGAGAGCTGATGCTGCGCAGCTACGAGCTCCTGCGCGACAACGACCCGATCCGCGAGCACTACCAGCGGCGCTTCCGCCACATCCTCATCGACGAATTCCAGGACACCAACAAGCTGCAGTACGCGTGGATCAAGATGCTCGCGGGCGAGGGCAGCAGCGTGTTCGCGGTGGGGGACGACGACCAGAGCATCTACGCCTTCCGCGGCGCGCGCGTGGGCAACATGGCGGACTTCGTGCGCGAATTCCACGTGCGCCACCAGATCAAGCTGGAGCAGAACTACCGCAGCCACAGCAACATCCTCGACTCCGCCAACGAGCTCATCAGCCACAACAAGACGCGGCTGGGCAAGAACCTGCGCACCGACGCGGGTCCCGGCGAACCGGTGCGCGTGTACGAGGCGCCGACGGACCTGGCCGAAGCACAGTGGATGGTCGAGGAGATGCGGCACCTCGTGCGCGGCGACGGACCGGAAGGCGGCTTCGAGCGCAAGGAGATCGCGGTGCTTTACCGCAGCAATGCGCAAAGCCGGGTGATCGAAACGGCGCTTTTCAATGCCGCCGTGCCTTACCGCGTGTACGGCGGGCTGCGCTTCTTCGAGCGTGCGGAGATCAAGCACGCGCTCGCCTACTTGCGCGTGCTGGAGAATCCCAACGACGACACGAGCTTCCTGCGCATCGTGAACTTCCCGCCGCGCGGCATCGGCGCGCGCAGCATCGAGCAATTGCAGGACGCCGCGCGCGCCGCCGGCAGTTCGCTGCACGACGCGGTGAAGTCCACCACGGGCAAGGCGGGCGCCAACCTCGCGGGCTTCGTCGCGAAGCTCGACAAGCTGCGCGAGGATACGCTGGACCTCACGCTGCGCGAGACGATCGAGCTGATGCTGCAGCAGTCCGGCCTCATCGAGCACTACAAGAGCGAGCGCGAAGGCGGCGACCGCATCGAGAACCTGGAAGAGCTCGTGAACGCCGCGGAGAGCTTCGTCACGCAGGAAGGTTTCGGCCGCGACGCCGTGGCGCTGCCCGTCGACGAACTCGGGCCGGGCATGCTGCGGCAGTCGCCGGCTAGCCAGGGGCTGGATCCGAGCCTCCCGGAAGTCAACGAGCCCGCACCCGATTACGTGCCGCCCGACGCGGAAACGGGCGAGACGCTGTCGCCGCTCGCGGCCTTTCTGACGCATGCTGCGCTCGAGTCCGGGGACAACCAGGCGCAAGCCGGGCAAGACGCAATCCAGCTCATGACCGTGCACTCGGCCAAGGGCCTCGAATTCGACTGCGTGTTCATCACCGGGATGGAAGAGGGGCTCTTCCCGCACGAGAACTCGATGAGCGATCCCCAAAGCCTGGAAGAGGAGCGGCGCCTGGCCTACGTGGCGATCACGCGCGCGCGCAAGCGCCTGTACCTGAGCCACGCGCAGACGCGCCTGCTGCACGGGCAGACCCGCTACAACGTCAAGAGCCGCTTCTTCGAGGAACTGCCCGAAGGTGCGCTCAAGTGGCTCACGCCGAAGAACCAGAATTTCGGCGGGTCGGCCTTCGGTTACGGCTCAGGCTATCCGAGCACGCGCCCTGCGCAAAGCGCGGGTTTCAGCCGCGAGAGTTTCTCCAGCCCGCCGGTGCCGGTACAGAAGGCCGAACCCTCGCACGGGTTGAAGGGCGGCATGAAGGTCTTCCACACGAAGTTCGGCGAAGGCACGGTGGTGTCCATCGAGGGCCAGAACGAGGACGCGCGGGCGCAGGTGAATTTCCCGAGGCACGGGATCAAGTGGCTGGCGCTGTCGGTGGCGAAGCTCACACCCGTGCCCTGA
- a CDS encoding S41 family peptidase: protein MKWLMLAALSLLLQACGGSSGPDAPTAASDACSVAQQRASLRAYMQDHYYWYPQLRTPDESAASMDAYFQSMLFTPTDRFSFAESTAAHNALFTEGRRVGYGYALAWADASRTVLRVRNTEPASPVARAGLMRGDTILSIDGFGAQDIAAGALAIVNTPGVHRIFNIIDGAGRPRTLDVESGDFALTPVAATAIFDITRNGVPVKVGYIDYSQFVGYSVPALNLAFTRFNLAGIGELILDLRYNGGGSVATSRDLASMIGGARTAGELYAYLRFNDKQASATQQVRFKTSADDFAQPLPQGLPRVVVIGSEATASASELLVNGLRPFVDVVLVGATTYGKPYGFVPHDDCGITYNAVEFECLNALGVGGFTAGFAPDCPAADDLDHQLGDANENRTRVALDYLATGSCGATQARAAKRPTAPGVFGESSPPGMFPH, encoded by the coding sequence ATGAAGTGGTTGATGCTGGCGGCCTTGAGCCTGCTGCTCCAGGCCTGCGGCGGCTCGTCCGGGCCCGACGCGCCGACGGCGGCCAGCGATGCGTGTTCGGTCGCGCAGCAGCGCGCTTCGCTGCGTGCCTACATGCAGGACCATTACTACTGGTATCCCCAATTGCGCACGCCGGACGAGTCGGCGGCCTCGATGGATGCGTACTTCCAGTCGATGCTGTTCACGCCGACGGACCGGTTCAGCTTCGCCGAATCCACTGCAGCGCACAACGCCCTCTTCACCGAAGGGCGGCGCGTCGGCTACGGCTATGCGCTGGCCTGGGCCGATGCGTCGCGCACCGTCCTGCGCGTGCGCAACACGGAGCCCGCGAGCCCGGTGGCGCGGGCGGGCCTCATGCGGGGCGACACCATCCTCTCGATCGACGGGTTCGGCGCGCAGGACATCGCGGCCGGCGCCCTGGCGATCGTCAACACGCCGGGGGTGCACCGGATCTTCAACATCATCGACGGCGCGGGACGCCCGCGAACGCTGGACGTCGAGTCCGGGGATTTCGCATTGACCCCGGTCGCCGCCACGGCCATCTTCGACATCACCCGCAACGGCGTGCCGGTGAAGGTCGGCTACATCGACTACAGCCAGTTCGTGGGCTACAGCGTTCCGGCGCTGAACCTCGCATTCACGCGTTTCAACCTCGCCGGCATCGGCGAGCTGATCCTCGACCTGCGCTACAACGGCGGCGGCAGCGTCGCGACCTCGCGCGACCTCGCGAGCATGATCGGCGGCGCGCGCACGGCCGGGGAGCTTTACGCGTACCTGCGTTTCAACGACAAGCAGGCCAGCGCCACGCAGCAGGTGCGCTTCAAGACGTCGGCGGACGACTTCGCGCAGCCCTTGCCGCAGGGACTTCCTCGCGTCGTGGTGATCGGTTCGGAGGCGACGGCCTCGGCGAGCGAGCTGCTCGTCAACGGGTTGCGCCCGTTCGTCGACGTCGTGCTGGTCGGCGCGACCACCTACGGCAAGCCGTACGGGTTCGTTCCGCACGACGACTGTGGCATCACTTACAACGCGGTGGAATTCGAGTGCCTCAATGCGCTGGGCGTGGGCGGCTTCACCGCGGGCTTCGCGCCCGACTGTCCCGCGGCGGACGACCTGGATCACCAGCTCGGCGATGCCAACGAGAACCGCACGCGTGTGGCGCTGGATTACCTGGCCACGGGCAGCTGCGGCGCCACGCAGGCGCGCGCGGCGAAACGGCCGACCGCGCCGGGCGTCTTCGGCGAGTCGTCACCGCCGGGCATGTTCCCGCATTGA
- a CDS encoding iron dicitrate transport regulator FecR, translated as MSQHTLEGRTEKEVLWFQRRSFLQAAAAWTAMGGFGGAIAQQRSNIVELRGDAMVNGQRLTPQQYIQTGDNIETGPDSTLTFVVGTTSFLVRQNTRMVVERGPTLNAVSVLRMLTGAVASVWGRGQTRQIITPTLTAGIRGTGVYTEVFPEQSYRSYFCNCYGTVDMSASGDRTVSRSDYHQSFWGEAEPKNGRMLTPARAINHTDEELEFLAKLVDQRTAWEILGRKGVKDGQGYMDQQPAGMHPAMQAPQR; from the coding sequence ATGAGCCAGCACACCCTCGAAGGCCGCACGGAAAAGGAAGTCCTGTGGTTCCAGCGTCGCAGTTTCCTGCAGGCCGCGGCCGCATGGACGGCGATGGGCGGCTTCGGCGGCGCGATCGCGCAGCAGCGCAGCAACATCGTGGAGCTGCGCGGTGACGCGATGGTGAACGGCCAGCGCCTCACGCCGCAGCAATATATCCAGACCGGCGACAACATCGAGACGGGACCGGACTCGACGCTCACGTTCGTCGTCGGCACGACGTCCTTCCTGGTGCGGCAGAACACGCGCATGGTGGTCGAGCGCGGCCCCACGCTGAACGCGGTAAGCGTGCTGCGGATGCTCACGGGCGCCGTCGCCAGCGTCTGGGGGCGCGGGCAGACGCGGCAGATCATCACGCCGACGCTGACCGCCGGGATTCGCGGCACGGGTGTGTACACGGAGGTGTTCCCGGAGCAGTCCTACCGCAGCTATTTCTGCAACTGCTACGGTACGGTGGACATGAGCGCGAGCGGCGACAGGACGGTGTCGCGGTCGGACTACCACCAGTCGTTCTGGGGCGAGGCGGAGCCGAAGAACGGCCGGATGCTGACGCCGGCCAGGGCGATCAACCACACCGACGAGGAGCTGGAATTCCTCGCGAAGCTGGTGGACCAGCGCACGGCGTGGGAAATTTTGGGCCGCAAGGGCGTCAAGGACGGCCAGGGCTACATGGATCAGCAGCCCGCCGGCATGCACCCGGCGATGCAGGCGCCGCAGCGCTAG
- a CDS encoding BPSS1780 family membrane protein — protein sequence MKLNIVPARTGVLWVRLGIRTFMRQPLAFSVLFFVYMAAALLLSAIPVIGPVLGLAIVPAATLGLMAATREAEDGRFPTPTVLLSAFRAGRQRVRAMMILGLIYTAAWLAIAAFVHALVDVPPQPVPAQGAAGPAMLSPEFQLSMLLMMVLFLPVSVMFWHAPALVHWHGVSPLKSLFFSTVACMRNFKAFFMYGLAWMGVFFALFFVGSLLAGAIALVSGNPQLGAVVLMPLMILLGAMFTTSLYFTFRDSFVATPELETPSPGESP from the coding sequence ATGAAACTGAACATCGTTCCGGCGCGTACTGGCGTGCTATGGGTCAGGCTCGGCATTCGCACCTTCATGCGGCAACCGCTCGCATTCAGCGTGCTTTTCTTCGTGTACATGGCGGCGGCCCTCCTGCTGTCGGCGATCCCGGTGATCGGGCCGGTGCTGGGACTCGCCATCGTCCCGGCCGCGACGCTGGGCCTGATGGCCGCCACCCGGGAAGCCGAGGACGGGCGCTTTCCCACGCCGACCGTGCTCCTGAGCGCATTTCGCGCGGGGCGCCAGCGGGTGCGGGCGATGATGATCCTCGGCCTGATCTACACCGCGGCGTGGCTGGCGATCGCCGCTTTCGTGCATGCGCTGGTCGACGTGCCGCCGCAGCCCGTGCCTGCCCAGGGCGCCGCGGGGCCCGCCATGCTGTCCCCCGAATTCCAGCTTTCGATGCTGTTGATGATGGTGCTGTTCCTGCCGGTGTCGGTGATGTTCTGGCATGCGCCGGCGCTGGTGCACTGGCACGGCGTCTCGCCCCTCAAGAGCCTTTTCTTCAGCACCGTCGCCTGCATGCGCAACTTCAAGGCCTTCTTCATGTACGGGCTCGCCTGGATGGGTGTCTTCTTCGCCCTCTTTTTCGTGGGTTCGCTGCTGGCCGGCGCGATCGCGCTCGTCTCCGGCAATCCGCAACTGGGCGCGGTGGTCCTGATGCCGCTCATGATCCTGCTCGGAGCCATGTTTACCACCTCCCTGTATTTCACCTTTCGTGATAGTTTCGTCGCCACACCGGAATTGGAAACCCCATCCCCTGGAGAATCGCCATGA